One window of the Pseudomonas sihuiensis genome contains the following:
- a CDS encoding response regulator transcription factor, which translates to MSDESLFEGEEQPHLLLVDDDPTFTRVMARAMSRRGLRVSTASSAEEGLALAKDDLPDYAVVDLKMEGDSGLVLLPKLLELDAEMRVVILTGYSSIATAVEAIKRGAANYLCKPADADDVLTALLSEHADLDSLVPENPMSVDRLQWEHIQRVLAEHEGNISATARALGMHRRTLQRKLQKRPVRR; encoded by the coding sequence ATGAGCGACGAATCCCTGTTCGAAGGTGAAGAGCAGCCCCATCTGCTGCTGGTCGATGACGACCCCACCTTTACCCGCGTGATGGCGCGTGCCATGAGCCGCCGCGGTCTGCGCGTATCCACCGCCTCCAGCGCCGAAGAAGGCCTGGCCCTGGCCAAGGACGACCTGCCGGATTACGCCGTGGTCGACCTGAAGATGGAAGGCGACTCCGGTCTGGTGCTGCTGCCCAAGCTGCTGGAGCTGGACGCCGAGATGCGTGTGGTGATCCTCACCGGCTATTCCAGCATCGCCACCGCGGTGGAGGCGATCAAGCGTGGTGCGGCCAACTACCTGTGCAAACCGGCCGATGCCGACGATGTGCTCACCGCGCTGCTTTCCGAGCATGCCGACCTCGACAGCCTGGTGCCGGAAAACCCGATGTCGGTGGACCGTCTGCAGTGGGAGCACATCCAGCGCGTGCTGGCCGAACACGAGGGCAACATCTCCGCCACCGCCCGTGCCCTGGGCATGCACCGCCGCACCCTGCAGCGCAAGTTGCAGAAGCGCCCGGTGCGGCGCTAA